The Hypanus sabinus isolate sHypSab1 unplaced genomic scaffold, sHypSab1.hap1 scaffold_1760, whole genome shotgun sequence genome contains a region encoding:
- the LOC132387361 gene encoding zinc finger protein 229-like produces MAHQRVYTGERPFTCSVCGKGFTQSSDLMDHQRVHTGERPFTCWDCRKGFTCSSKLNVHQRVHTGERPFTCSDCGKGFTRSSDLLTHQSVHTGEWPFTCSDCGKGFTRSSDLLAHQSVHSGERPFTCSDCGKGFTRSPDLLAHQSVHTGEWPFTCLDCGKGFTFPSQVKVHQRVHNGERPFTCSECGKGFIQSSHLLVHQLVHTGEQPFTCSDCGKGFTCPSKLKVHQRGHTGERPFTCTECGKGFTQSSHLQVHRSVHTGERPFTCSDCGKGFKSSSHLKVHQRLHAGERPFTCSDCGKGFIQSFHLQTHQSIHTGESPFTCSDCGKGFTFPSQVKVHQQIHTGERPFTCSDCGKGFTQSSHLQRHQRVHTG; encoded by the coding sequence atggctcaccagcgagtttacactggggagaggccattcacctgttcagtctgtgggaagggattcactcagtcatctgacctaatggatcaccagcgagttcacactggggagaggccgttcacctgttggGACTGTcgtaagggattcacttgctcatctaaactgaatgtgcaccagcgagttcacactggggagaggccattcacctgctcagactgtggtaagggattcactcggtcatccgacctactcacacaccagtcagttcacactggggagtggccgttcacctgctcagactgtgggaagggattcactaggtCATCCGACctgctggcacaccagtcagttcacagtggggagaggccattcacctgctcagactgtgggaagggattcactcggtcacccGACCTGCTGgcgcaccagtcagttcacactggggagtggccattcacctgcttagactgtgggaaaggattcacttttcCATCTCaagtgaaggtacatcagagagttcacaatggggagaggccgttcacatgctcagagtgtgggaagggattcattcagtcatcccacctactggtacaccagttagttcacactggggagcagccgttcacctgctcggactgtgggaagggattcacttgcccATCTAAACTGAAAGTACATCAAcgaggtcacactggggagaggccattcacctgcacagagtgtgggaaaggattcactcagtcatcacaTCTACAAGTACAtaggtcagttcacactggggagaggccattcacctgctcagactgtgggaagggattcaaatcgtcatctcatctgaaggtacatcagcgacttcatgctggggagaggccattcacctgttcagactgtgggaaaggattcatacAGTCATTCCACCTACAAACACACCAgtcaattcacactggggagagtccattcacctgctcagactgtgggaaaggattcacttttcCATCTCaagtgaaggtacatcagcaaattcacactggggagaggccattcacctgctcagactgtgggaaaggattcactcagtcatctcatctacagagacaccagcgagttcacactgggtag